In Haloarcula sp. H-GB4, a single genomic region encodes these proteins:
- a CDS encoding helix-turn-helix domain-containing protein: MISLEMDMVQYDCPYIDTTRDYEVSFLAKQWDFHPVERELETRIMVNGADREELDRGLNALETHDHMESYQLLRRKGDLALIRSRIDETNAMSVIRDHSGYITGPFRIRDGSEIWHVGFDTERVAEGTLSELERDNDYTIRSRESVDLEDYYDLLQNINSAKRLVDGCRELSEVERDTLEKAVEGGYFDTPRDATLSSLAEEFDVSKMAISKNLRRSQRKILDRVTTAMNDVTE, translated from the coding sequence ATGATATCGCTCGAGATGGACATGGTCCAGTACGACTGTCCGTACATCGACACAACACGGGACTACGAGGTGTCGTTTCTGGCCAAGCAGTGGGATTTCCACCCTGTCGAGCGGGAGCTGGAGACGCGGATCATGGTCAACGGCGCAGATCGTGAGGAATTAGATCGCGGGCTGAACGCACTGGAGACACACGACCACATGGAGTCCTATCAGCTTCTCCGCCGGAAGGGCGACTTGGCGCTCATCCGTTCACGCATTGACGAGACGAACGCGATGAGCGTCATCCGCGACCACAGCGGCTACATTACCGGACCGTTCCGAATCCGAGACGGATCGGAAATCTGGCACGTCGGCTTCGATACTGAACGCGTCGCGGAGGGAACCCTGTCGGAACTAGAACGGGACAACGACTACACGATCCGGTCCCGGGAATCGGTCGACCTGGAGGACTACTACGACCTGCTACAGAACATCAACTCGGCGAAGCGGCTGGTTGACGGCTGTCGGGAACTCTCGGAGGTGGAACGAGACACGCTGGAGAAGGCCGTCGAAGGCGGTTATTTCGACACGCCGCGCGACGCAACTTTGTCATCGCTTGCCGAGGAGTTCGACGTGTCGAAGATGGCCATTTCGAAGAACCTTCGGCGCAGTCAGCGGAAGATACTCGATCGCGTCACGACAGCGATGAACGATGTGACCGAGTGA
- a CDS encoding ABC transporter ATP-binding protein produces MSNDALLSVRGLNAAVEGFQVTENVDLDVNAGEAVGLVGRNGAGKTSTFRGIMGLTPVWSGSVTFRGEELTSIRSELIPKRGIGYQPEDRKLFTGMTVDENFRLPIWTSGPARGIDDEDAVIESVYDVLTELDDRRDAKVQNLSGGQAKMVAIGRALALQPDLLILDEPLEGLAPVVVENLKRHIRAINDRGIAVLVAESNVTHVPEVVDRLYVIERGDIVASGDPEELAADEDIQKLMQGSGAE; encoded by the coding sequence ATGAGTAACGACGCGCTGCTGTCCGTTCGCGGCCTCAATGCTGCCGTCGAGGGGTTTCAGGTGACCGAGAACGTCGACCTCGACGTGAACGCCGGGGAGGCGGTCGGGCTGGTCGGCCGCAACGGGGCTGGCAAGACGAGTACCTTCCGCGGCATCATGGGCCTGACACCGGTCTGGAGCGGCTCAGTCACGTTCCGCGGCGAGGAGCTGACCAGCATCCGTTCGGAGCTGATTCCCAAGCGGGGCATCGGCTACCAGCCCGAAGACCGGAAGCTGTTCACCGGAATGACCGTCGACGAGAACTTCCGACTCCCGATCTGGACCAGCGGGCCTGCTCGCGGTATCGATGACGAGGACGCGGTCATCGAGAGTGTCTACGACGTACTGACCGAACTCGATGACCGCCGGGACGCGAAGGTCCAGAACCTCAGTGGCGGCCAGGCAAAGATGGTCGCCATCGGGCGGGCGCTCGCACTCCAGCCTGATTTGCTCATCCTCGATGAACCGCTGGAGGGATTAGCTCCAGTCGTCGTCGAAAACCTCAAGCGCCATATCCGGGCCATCAACGACCGCGGGATTGCGGTTCTCGTCGCTGAATCGAACGTCACGCACGTCCCTGAGGTCGTTGACCGCCTCTACGTCATTGAGCGCGGGGATATCGTCGCCAGCGGTGATCCGGAGGAGCTGGCAGCGGACGAAGACATCCAGAAGCTGATGCAGGGTAGCGGAGCGGAGTAG
- a CDS encoding ABC transporter ATP-binding protein produces the protein MLEARNLRKSFGELVATDDITLEFGKDEGELVFIVGPNGAGKTTFVNLLTGFLSPDEGSIVLDGDDITGMSANGRVDAGIARSFQVVKVFEEMTVRENLRTVVLTEQGKTWSLFSMADGHEEVESQVEELLEKFRLGDAADTVAEELPHGDRKLLDVAMSFGLDPDYLLLDEPTSGVSTREKEYVIETIVEVGRAEGVTTVTIEHDMDIVTEYADRVVALHQGTVHGVGPPTMLETDDELRRLLLGVGEDE, from the coding sequence ATGCTCGAAGCACGCAATCTGCGGAAGTCCTTCGGTGAACTGGTCGCAACTGACGACATCACGCTCGAATTCGGTAAGGACGAGGGCGAACTCGTCTTCATCGTCGGTCCGAACGGGGCCGGGAAGACGACGTTCGTCAACCTCCTTACCGGCTTTCTCTCACCGGACGAGGGGTCCATCGTCCTCGACGGCGACGATATCACCGGCATGTCGGCAAACGGTCGTGTCGACGCCGGCATCGCCCGGAGCTTTCAGGTCGTCAAGGTGTTCGAGGAGATGACGGTCCGAGAGAACCTCCGGACGGTCGTGTTGACCGAACAGGGCAAGACCTGGAGCCTGTTCTCGATGGCCGACGGCCACGAGGAGGTCGAGTCGCAGGTCGAGGAACTGCTCGAAAAGTTCCGGCTCGGAGACGCGGCCGACACCGTCGCCGAGGAGCTCCCCCACGGTGACCGAAAACTGCTCGACGTGGCGATGTCCTTCGGCCTCGACCCGGACTACCTCCTGCTCGACGAACCGACCTCCGGGGTGTCGACCCGGGAAAAGGAGTACGTCATCGAGACGATTGTTGAGGTCGGCCGGGCCGAAGGCGTCACGACAGTCACCATTGAACACGACATGGATATCGTCACGGAGTACGCCGACCGCGTCGTCGCGCTTCATCAGGGGACTGTCCACGGGGTCGGTCCGCCAACGATGCTCGAAACCGACGACGAACTTCGACGGCTCCTGCTGGGGGTGGGCGAGGATGAGTAA
- a CDS encoding branched-chain amino acid ABC transporter permease translates to MPERVDRDGTPAYRFLGVEVTRREAAFLVLGVVFLFVIPDIASLSDSLQLSVIHQGLLFGFAAVGLNLLLRHTKLTSFGHAAFFGTGAYATAVLARYAGVQSVGLLLLGAIAAATVMAAIIGVLSLRHTGLYFALLTLAFGQLLYAIALGQSALGGSDGLPIRPGPANQPLLFGTAFSPDVYQILTYYLTVVVILIGLFVMYRITQSPFRNALDAIGQERTRARFIGLPVRRYVWAAFVISGIYGGVAGGLYAVVRQYVRPEGTLFFLRSGDILFMAILGGFRTLVGPLIGGVVLVFLQDVGQDVTQYYEFLTGMVLLILVYGFPRGIVGSLRSGGIVNTRLSELRREPSVLSTWGRTAAQSIERKVTEALTSLRIILFGVD, encoded by the coding sequence ATGCCGGAGCGCGTCGACCGCGACGGAACGCCGGCGTATCGCTTCCTCGGAGTCGAAGTAACGCGACGAGAAGCAGCCTTCCTCGTCTTGGGGGTCGTGTTCCTGTTCGTCATTCCCGACATCGCGAGCCTCTCAGATAGCCTCCAGCTCAGCGTCATCCATCAGGGCCTGCTGTTTGGCTTTGCGGCGGTCGGGCTGAACCTCCTGCTTCGGCACACGAAGCTCACCTCGTTCGGCCACGCGGCCTTCTTCGGCACCGGCGCGTACGCGACCGCGGTCCTCGCGCGCTACGCCGGTGTCCAGAGCGTCGGGCTGCTGTTGCTCGGAGCCATTGCCGCCGCGACGGTGATGGCGGCCATCATCGGGGTGTTGTCGCTGCGACACACCGGGCTGTACTTCGCCCTCCTGACGCTGGCCTTCGGCCAACTCCTGTACGCCATCGCACTCGGCCAGAGTGCCCTCGGCGGGAGCGACGGGCTCCCGATTCGGCCGGGGCCGGCGAACCAGCCGCTCCTGTTCGGGACCGCGTTCAGCCCCGATGTGTACCAGATCCTGACGTACTACCTGACGGTGGTCGTCATCCTCATCGGGCTGTTCGTGATGTACCGCATCACGCAGTCACCGTTCCGCAACGCCCTGGACGCCATCGGGCAGGAACGGACCCGGGCGCGGTTCATCGGTCTGCCGGTCCGGCGGTACGTCTGGGCCGCGTTCGTCATCTCGGGCATCTACGGCGGCGTCGCGGGCGGGCTGTACGCCGTCGTCCGCCAGTACGTCCGCCCTGAGGGGACGCTGTTCTTCCTCCGGTCGGGCGACATCCTGTTCATGGCGATTCTGGGCGGGTTCCGGACGCTGGTCGGCCCGCTCATCGGCGGTGTCGTCCTCGTCTTCCTGCAGGACGTTGGTCAGGACGTGACCCAGTACTACGAGTTCCTGACCGGCATGGTGCTCCTGATACTCGTGTACGGCTTCCCGCGGGGCATCGTCGGGTCGCTCCGGTCCGGCGGCATCGTCAACACGCGGCTCAGTGAACTGCGCCGGGAACCGTCCGTCCTGTCGACGTGGGGCCGGACCGCCGCGCAGTCGATAGAACGGAAGGTGACAGAGGCGCTGACCAGCCTGCGGATAATCCTCTTCGGAGTCGACTGA
- a CDS encoding branched-chain amino acid ABC transporter permease produces the protein MAVTPTAALVQTLNGIQFGFILFMIASGLTVILGILDVLNLAHGELFSLGAYTAIGVFGFIIGVIGPPGGGVVGTAVFILAVLAAVLVTAAILLPVGTLFEAVFLRQIYDRDQVYQLVLTFALLLILLDVKKFIWGDSSIRTDAVYSAINAIPTSELVGLNYPTYNVFVILVGSVVVVGLFWFFERTKTGRIIRATAIDREMATAIGVSTDRVFTLVFALGAFLAGFAGAVAVPPTSATLEMGTNPLVLSFVVIVIGGLGSLRGAFVGALLVGIIRSWMITLYPPGEIAAPFAIMALILLVKPEGLFGTWGETA, from the coding sequence ATGGCCGTAACACCCACAGCTGCGCTCGTCCAGACGCTCAACGGCATCCAATTCGGGTTCATCCTGTTCATGATCGCCTCTGGACTGACTGTCATCCTGGGCATTCTGGACGTCCTGAACCTCGCTCACGGGGAACTGTTCTCGCTGGGCGCGTACACCGCCATCGGCGTGTTCGGGTTCATCATTGGCGTCATCGGCCCACCAGGGGGCGGCGTCGTCGGTACCGCCGTGTTCATACTCGCGGTTCTTGCGGCCGTGCTGGTGACGGCAGCCATCCTCCTTCCCGTGGGAACGCTCTTTGAAGCGGTGTTCCTGCGCCAGATTTACGACCGCGACCAGGTGTACCAGCTGGTGCTGACCTTCGCCCTCTTGCTCATCCTCCTCGACGTGAAGAAGTTCATCTGGGGGGACAGTTCGATCCGGACCGACGCCGTCTACAGCGCCATCAACGCGATTCCGACGAGCGAACTCGTCGGGCTGAACTACCCGACCTACAACGTGTTTGTCATCCTCGTCGGGTCGGTCGTCGTCGTGGGCCTGTTCTGGTTCTTCGAGCGCACGAAGACCGGCCGAATCATCCGCGCGACGGCCATCGACCGCGAGATGGCGACTGCGATCGGCGTCAGCACTGACCGCGTGTTCACACTCGTGTTCGCGCTGGGCGCGTTCCTCGCCGGGTTCGCCGGTGCGGTGGCAGTGCCGCCGACATCGGCGACCCTGGAGATGGGCACCAATCCACTGGTGCTGTCCTTCGTCGTCATCGTCATCGGCGGCCTCGGCAGCCTCCGCGGGGCGTTCGTCGGCGCACTCCTGGTCGGCATTATCCGGAGCTGGATGATTACACTCTACCCGCCGGGCGAGATCGCGGCCCCGTTCGCCATCATGGCGCTCATCCTGCTGGTCAAGCCCGAAGGGCTGTTCGGAACATGGGGTGAGACAGCGTGA
- a CDS encoding ABC transporter substrate-binding protein, with translation MEQTTTDHDTGGIGRRKLLSAVGGSAVAAALAGCSTLLSDGEAADQGGQSGGEISDEPIQAGLLTFTRGAPGVLGIQAQRGAELAVQRINEAGGIGGQREIELDVVNEGSNPLDSYNQFIEEGKEVTFGPISSGTHSQIAPEVEKNEIINVSTDGTVTTLYEETVPDPTYSFRFQNYDIMEVVTMAREAVERIGADNISTVAGVNPGYSFGEDEMRVFTQAIQKLTDAEVVYEGFPELGASDMANHITSINNEEPDVTFSSLWGGDVTTFVRQANANDMFENTTVFGTTLYSAAGDVPGDALAGTDIYSGSRNYYWGLPAPGNWQPGRELFDAARQQDGVTVPTAHYMSGYGAVTAWATAVEKAIDLLGTYPTQEQIAQVLEGHGFFTPAGYHNIAEDHQGASNSFAGQMVYDDDLGAARLEDVNTYAATETAPPPGVTGSDWLDSWSA, from the coding sequence ATGGAACAAACGACAACGGACCATGACACTGGTGGCATCGGCAGGCGAAAACTGCTCTCCGCCGTCGGCGGCTCAGCCGTCGCCGCAGCGCTCGCTGGCTGCTCAACGCTGCTGAGCGACGGCGAGGCGGCAGACCAGGGCGGGCAGTCCGGCGGTGAGATTTCCGACGAACCGATACAGGCCGGACTGTTGACCTTCACGCGGGGCGCACCGGGCGTACTCGGAATTCAGGCCCAGCGTGGGGCCGAACTCGCCGTCCAGCGCATCAACGAAGCGGGCGGTATCGGTGGGCAACGAGAGATCGAACTGGATGTCGTCAACGAGGGGTCGAATCCGCTCGACAGCTATAATCAGTTCATAGAGGAGGGGAAAGAGGTGACGTTCGGCCCGATTTCCAGCGGGACCCACAGCCAGATCGCCCCCGAGGTTGAGAAAAACGAAATCATCAACGTCAGCACCGACGGGACGGTGACGACGCTCTACGAGGAAACCGTCCCCGACCCGACCTACTCCTTCCGCTTCCAGAACTACGACATTATGGAAGTGGTGACGATGGCCCGAGAGGCCGTCGAGCGCATCGGCGCGGACAACATCTCGACTGTCGCCGGAGTCAACCCCGGCTATTCCTTCGGCGAGGACGAGATGCGGGTGTTCACGCAGGCCATCCAGAAACTCACGGACGCCGAAGTCGTCTACGAGGGGTTCCCGGAACTCGGAGCTAGCGACATGGCGAATCACATCACCTCGATCAACAACGAGGAGCCGGACGTGACCTTCTCCAGTCTGTGGGGCGGCGACGTGACGACGTTCGTTAGACAGGCGAACGCCAACGACATGTTCGAGAACACGACGGTGTTCGGCACGACGCTGTACAGCGCGGCCGGCGATGTGCCGGGCGATGCACTGGCTGGGACGGACATCTACTCCGGGTCGCGGAACTACTACTGGGGCCTGCCGGCACCCGGAAACTGGCAGCCCGGCCGCGAGCTGTTCGACGCCGCGAGACAGCAGGATGGCGTGACAGTTCCGACGGCACACTACATGAGCGGGTACGGGGCGGTCACCGCCTGGGCGACGGCCGTCGAAAAGGCCATCGACCTGCTGGGTACATACCCAACTCAGGAGCAGATCGCGCAGGTTCTGGAGGGACACGGCTTCTTCACCCCGGCCGGCTACCACAACATCGCCGAGGACCATCAGGGCGCGTCGAACTCCTTTGCCGGGCAGATGGTGTACGACGACGACCTCGGCGCGGCCAGACTTGAGGACGTGAACACTTACGCCGCCACCGAGACAGCACCACCGCCGGGCGTCACCGGGAGCGACTGGCTGGATAGCTGGAGCGCCTGA
- a CDS encoding SDR family oxidoreductase, with the protein MASSTSHERLEVEPIDESSILFVDDDHYTSNTVCLVTGGGSGIGRATALAMAANGVTAVATDIDDEGLDEVATTATDLDLDGTVETATGDLANDADIESIVETAASHGTVRYLANIAGLQHIDAIEDFPMEKYDQMHDVMLRAPLALSKRVIPHIRGTDDGVGAIGNMASVHGHYVTSDKVAYNVSKFGLRGLTQSIAAEGGDGLRGFSISTGYVKTPLVVDQIPDTAEQRGISVDEVIDDVMLSQARVKEMMDPIDVANLFVFGFSTHADHLNGGDLLFDGGMTKTYE; encoded by the coding sequence ATGGCATCCAGCACCTCTCACGAACGGCTCGAAGTCGAGCCAATCGACGAATCTTCGATCCTATTCGTTGACGACGACCACTACACGAGCAACACTGTCTGTCTGGTGACCGGCGGCGGGTCGGGCATCGGCCGGGCGACGGCGCTGGCGATGGCCGCCAACGGGGTGACCGCCGTCGCTACCGATATCGACGACGAGGGGCTCGACGAAGTCGCGACGACTGCGACGGACCTCGACCTCGATGGAACCGTCGAGACAGCGACCGGCGACCTCGCGAACGACGCGGACATCGAGTCCATCGTCGAGACCGCGGCCTCTCACGGCACGGTTCGCTATCTTGCCAACATCGCCGGCCTCCAGCACATCGACGCCATCGAGGACTTCCCCATGGAGAAGTACGACCAGATGCACGACGTGATGTTGCGCGCGCCGCTTGCCCTCTCGAAGCGCGTCATCCCGCACATCCGCGGCACCGACGACGGCGTGGGTGCCATCGGGAACATGGCGTCGGTCCACGGCCACTACGTCACCTCGGATAAGGTGGCCTACAACGTCTCGAAGTTCGGCCTGCGGGGGCTGACACAGTCTATCGCCGCCGAGGGCGGTGACGGCCTCCGTGGGTTCTCCATTAGCACGGGCTACGTCAAGACGCCGCTAGTCGTTGACCAGATTCCCGACACCGCTGAGCAGCGGGGCATCAGCGTCGACGAGGTCATCGACGACGTGATGCTGAGCCAGGCCCGGGTCAAGGAGATGATGGACCCCATCGACGTGGCGAACCTCTTCGTATTCGGCTTCTCGACACACGCCGACCATCTCAACGGCGGAGACCTGCTGTTCGACGGCGGCATGACAAAAACGTACGAGTGA
- a CDS encoding AMP-binding protein yields MSEQDHVDSIVHEPSHAFVESTNVWEFMQEYDIDNYDELIERTTTDLPEEPDSGVEWFWDLLPEYLDIEFFEEYDQVRDNSEGPQFTDWYDGGTINAAHNVLDRHAARDSPTRNTVALIWEGEPGDVREVTYHELNRQASKVANYLESVGVGTGDTVGLYMPMVPEVASILYGCLKVGAIAVPIFSGFGVDATATRIADAECSVLFTGDGFYRRGSGVHLKGSADEAIKQAGEELGTTPVEHTVVYDRLGIADDPDETIRWTRRDEWWDEAIETADDEYAAKELPSNQESMLLYSSGTTGKPKGIVHTHAGALMQAAKEIYFGFDHKPSDRFFWVSDIGWMMGPWTLLGNHAFGGTVFMYEGAPDHPEPDRFWEMIDRHDITTFGVSPTAIRALRKKGDEWLEGHDLSSLRLLGSTGEPWDPESWQWFYEHVGDEDCPIINISGGTEIMGCFLMPMPIQSLKPCTLGGPGLGMNIDIVDSDGESIADTHERGYLVARDSCPSMTRSLWSGDDRYLHEYWSTWDNVWDHGDWAQKDKDGLWFLHGRADDVLNVAGRKVGPAEVEGAAMEHDAVNQAAAVGAPDDTTGTAVVLYTVLEPGYEPDDDLRDDIRAAVGEELGKPFRPREVLFVDEFPKTQSGKIIRRAIAGVYRGEDLGDMSSIENPAALDEVREAS; encoded by the coding sequence ATGAGCGAACAAGACCACGTAGACTCCATCGTCCACGAACCGAGCCACGCGTTCGTCGAGTCGACGAACGTCTGGGAGTTCATGCAGGAATACGATATCGACAACTACGACGAACTCATCGAGCGAACGACCACCGACCTGCCCGAAGAACCCGACTCGGGTGTCGAGTGGTTCTGGGACCTGCTCCCGGAGTACCTCGACATCGAGTTCTTCGAAGAATACGATCAGGTCCGGGACAATAGTGAGGGGCCGCAGTTCACCGACTGGTACGACGGCGGGACAATCAACGCTGCCCACAACGTCCTGGACCGTCATGCAGCACGGGACAGCCCAACCCGGAACACGGTCGCGCTCATCTGGGAGGGCGAGCCCGGCGACGTGCGGGAGGTTACGTACCACGAACTGAACCGGCAGGCCAGCAAGGTAGCGAACTATCTGGAATCCGTCGGCGTCGGCACCGGCGACACCGTCGGGCTGTACATGCCGATGGTCCCCGAAGTCGCATCGATCCTGTACGGCTGTCTCAAGGTCGGCGCGATCGCCGTGCCGATCTTCTCCGGGTTCGGCGTCGACGCGACAGCGACCCGTATCGCGGACGCCGAATGTTCTGTCCTGTTCACCGGCGACGGCTTCTACCGGCGGGGCTCCGGGGTCCACCTCAAGGGAAGCGCCGATGAGGCAATCAAGCAAGCCGGCGAGGAACTCGGGACGACACCGGTCGAACATACTGTCGTCTACGACCGTCTCGGCATCGCCGACGACCCCGACGAAACGATTCGCTGGACCCGCCGCGACGAGTGGTGGGACGAGGCTATCGAGACCGCCGACGACGAGTACGCGGCTAAGGAACTCCCAAGCAATCAGGAGTCGATGCTCCTGTACTCCTCCGGGACGACCGGGAAACCGAAGGGCATCGTCCACACGCACGCCGGCGCGCTCATGCAGGCAGCCAAGGAGATCTACTTCGGCTTCGACCACAAGCCGAGCGACCGCTTCTTCTGGGTGAGCGACATCGGCTGGATGATGGGGCCGTGGACGCTGCTGGGGAACCACGCTTTCGGCGGTACCGTCTTCATGTACGAGGGCGCGCCGGACCACCCGGAGCCGGACCGCTTCTGGGAGATGATCGACCGCCACGACATCACCACGTTCGGCGTCTCACCGACCGCAATTCGGGCGCTTCGCAAGAAGGGCGACGAGTGGCTGGAGGGGCACGATCTCTCCAGTCTGCGGCTGCTGGGCTCGACCGGCGAACCCTGGGACCCCGAGAGTTGGCAGTGGTTCTACGAGCACGTCGGGGATGAGGACTGTCCCATCATCAACATTTCCGGCGGAACCGAGATCATGGGCTGTTTCCTGATGCCGATGCCGATCCAGTCACTCAAGCCCTGCACGCTGGGTGGTCCAGGGCTTGGGATGAATATCGACATTGTCGATTCCGATGGCGAATCAATCGCCGACACACACGAGCGCGGCTATCTGGTCGCCAGGGACTCCTGTCCCTCGATGACCCGGTCGCTCTGGTCGGGTGACGACCGCTACCTGCACGAGTACTGGTCGACCTGGGACAATGTCTGGGACCACGGCGATTGGGCCCAGAAAGACAAGGACGGCCTCTGGTTCCTCCACGGCCGGGCCGACGACGTGCTCAACGTCGCCGGGCGGAAGGTCGGGCCGGCAGAGGTTGAGGGCGCGGCAATGGAACACGACGCCGTCAATCAGGCCGCCGCCGTCGGTGCGCCGGACGACACCACTGGCACTGCCGTCGTCCTCTACACCGTGCTGGAACCCGGCTACGAACCCGACGACGACCTCCGGGACGACATCCGCGCCGCCGTCGGCGAGGAACTCGGCAAGCCGTTCCGGCCCCGCGAGGTGCTGTTCGTCGACGAGTTCCCGAAGACTCAGAGCGGGAAGATCATCCGCCGAGCGATTGCCGGCGTCTACCGCGGCGAGGACCTGGGCGATATGTCCAGCATCGAGAACCCCGCAGCGCTGGACGAGGTTCGGGAAGCGTCGTAG
- a CDS encoding MFS transporter yields the protein MTDRTDRGVLAGVIFAVLLAQVLLYPGVDRLVRSLGATTDLNASMWFLAAEFGAFVVFAGVWGVLSDATGRRTPYIAGGAGAGAVLYALIAWLPGAVSLPFAGVLALRVLQGGATIAAFSLAMTMLMDLGGGHGKNMGAAGIAIGSGTALGAPLGGQLYEIQTTLPLYVASTLSLVVAVAALLVTDRAPSDGRSGLAATVSGLKQRPTLGVPYAFGFIDRLTAGFFALVGTLYFRETFELGPGETGVMLALFFAPFALLQYPFGVLSDRIGRTAPIVVGSVLYGLTVIGVGQAPTVAIAGTGMVLTGVIGALMAPATMALVSDLAIETERGTAMAGFNIFGSVGFLAGILIGGTVAGAFGYPIAFLVAGGTEIVLAVLALPGLLRLEKPAGDAVGG from the coding sequence GTGACGGACCGCACAGACCGGGGCGTTCTCGCGGGCGTTATCTTCGCCGTGTTACTGGCGCAGGTCTTGCTGTATCCGGGTGTCGACAGGCTCGTCCGGTCGCTGGGTGCGACGACGGACCTGAACGCAAGTATGTGGTTCTTGGCCGCTGAGTTCGGGGCGTTCGTCGTTTTCGCCGGCGTGTGGGGCGTACTCAGTGACGCCACCGGACGGCGTACACCGTACATCGCCGGCGGGGCGGGCGCAGGCGCAGTTCTGTATGCCCTCATCGCGTGGCTCCCGGGCGCTGTCTCGCTCCCGTTTGCGGGCGTGCTGGCCCTGCGGGTCCTTCAGGGTGGGGCCACTATCGCCGCGTTCTCGCTGGCGATGACGATGCTGATGGACCTCGGCGGCGGCCACGGCAAGAACATGGGTGCGGCAGGCATCGCTATCGGCAGCGGGACGGCGCTTGGTGCGCCACTCGGCGGCCAACTCTACGAAATCCAGACGACGCTCCCGCTGTACGTGGCGAGCACGCTGTCGCTCGTTGTCGCAGTGGCCGCCCTGCTCGTGACCGACCGCGCACCGTCGGACGGGCGGTCCGGCCTGGCCGCGACCGTGTCCGGGCTCAAACAGCGGCCAACGCTCGGTGTGCCGTACGCCTTCGGGTTCATTGACCGGCTCACTGCGGGCTTTTTCGCACTCGTCGGAACTCTGTATTTCAGGGAAACGTTCGAACTGGGGCCCGGCGAAACCGGGGTTATGCTGGCACTGTTTTTCGCCCCGTTCGCCCTGCTGCAGTATCCCTTTGGCGTACTCTCTGACCGCATCGGTCGAACTGCTCCTATCGTTGTCGGGTCGGTACTGTACGGGCTCACGGTAATCGGCGTTGGACAGGCTCCGACGGTGGCCATCGCCGGTACAGGGATGGTACTGACCGGCGTTATCGGCGCACTGATGGCCCCAGCCACGATGGCGCTCGTTTCGGACCTCGCCATCGAGACGGAGCGCGGCACTGCAATGGCCGGGTTCAACATCTTCGGCAGCGTCGGCTTCCTCGCCGGCATCCTTATCGGTGGCACCGTCGCTGGCGCCTTCGGCTACCCCATCGCGTTCCTCGTCGCTGGCGGGACGGAGATCGTTCTCGCGGTGCTTGCGCTGCCCGGACTGCTACGACTGGAGAAGCCGGCCGGAGATGCCGTTGGGGGCTGA
- a CDS encoding phosphoadenosine phosphosulfate reductase family protein, whose product MSESAEFPDYLDVDYTDGEGEDPEEYPTVNHKIEKAIEVTKTGLEEYENPVVMWTGGKDSTLTLYFVKEVADRFDLEVPPVVFIDHYQHFDELIDFVEHWADEWDLDVIWARNEDVGNYVDENGLEPGDDIPVDELSEHNQHHIRNILEYQEDTFPFLLDTYVGNHLLKTVALNDTIEEHNVDGILSGIRWDEQESRADETFFSPRHDPDIYPPHDRIQSILQFAEADVWEAFWNFVVPDTVEGYPDDGYVPQGQDDLPEGIEKEDVPVSPKYFAGFRSLGSEVSTDKSAEEPAWLQDMANTTERAGRAQDKEDLMERLRDLGYM is encoded by the coding sequence ATGTCCGAATCAGCAGAGTTCCCGGACTATCTGGACGTTGATTACACTGACGGGGAAGGCGAAGACCCCGAAGAGTACCCGACTGTCAACCACAAGATCGAGAAGGCTATCGAGGTCACGAAAACTGGCCTCGAGGAGTACGAGAACCCTGTCGTGATGTGGACCGGAGGTAAGGACTCGACGTTGACGCTGTACTTCGTCAAGGAAGTCGCCGACCGCTTCGACCTCGAAGTACCGCCGGTCGTCTTCATCGACCACTACCAGCACTTCGATGAACTCATCGACTTCGTCGAGCACTGGGCCGACGAGTGGGACCTCGATGTCATCTGGGCCCGTAACGAGGACGTGGGCAACTACGTCGACGAAAACGGTCTCGAACCGGGTGACGACATCCCTGTCGACGAACTCTCCGAGCACAACCAGCATCACATTCGGAACATCCTCGAATACCAGGAGGACACGTTCCCGTTCCTGCTTGACACCTACGTCGGCAACCACCTCCTGAAGACGGTGGCGCTCAACGACACTATCGAGGAGCACAACGTCGACGGCATCCTGTCCGGCATCCGCTGGGACGAGCAGGAGTCCCGCGCCGACGAGACGTTCTTCTCGCCGCGTCACGACCCGGACATCTACCCGCCACACGACCGCATCCAGTCGATTCTCCAGTTTGCGGAAGCCGACGTGTGGGAAGCCTTCTGGAACTTCGTTGTCCCGGACACGGTCGAAGGCTACCCGGACGACGGCTACGTCCCGCAGGGTCAGGACGACCTGCCCGAGGGCATCGAGAAGGAAGACGTGCCGGTCTCGCCGAAGTACTTCGCCGGATTCCGTTCGCTCGGAAGCGAGGTCAGCACCGACAAGTCCGCCGAAGAACCCGCCTGGCTGCAGGACATGGCGAACACGACCGAGCGTGCCGGCCGCGCCCAGGACAAAGAAGACCTGATGGAGCGCCTGCGCGACCTCGGCTACATGTAA